Proteins encoded within one genomic window of Amycolatopsis sp. 2-15:
- a CDS encoding DUF3592 domain-containing protein: MPRSARLVLAVVLFVQLAWSVPLAVVFGNEYLATREADLLVPSAIFAVFVVGFLAATVTLLLSWLLAGRRRKRLLATGSRVPALLVDVAYTHTRVKRRTVRKLTFESRATGTPVRAEAHTTVDLPEGTPATIAYDLADPTKAVVVDDLTALAADLAGRAERQRQARIDEMFRHQRGGSWTTFEQDGPSVFTTSTVTVSGADGLPVDLTSHVKDAAGQGFGTALDQLRAMVADGRLSQQQFDAIARQFSGLFDEPGR; encoded by the coding sequence GGCCGTGGTCCTGTTTGTCCAGTTGGCGTGGTCCGTCCCGCTCGCGGTGGTGTTCGGCAACGAGTACCTCGCCACGCGCGAGGCGGATCTGCTGGTGCCGTCGGCGATCTTCGCCGTCTTCGTGGTGGGTTTCCTGGCAGCCACGGTGACGTTGCTGCTGAGCTGGCTGCTGGCGGGGCGGCGGCGCAAGCGGCTGCTGGCCACCGGCTCACGCGTCCCCGCCTTGCTGGTCGACGTGGCCTACACCCACACCCGCGTGAAACGGCGCACGGTGCGGAAGCTGACCTTCGAATCCCGGGCCACCGGCACCCCGGTCCGCGCTGAGGCGCACACGACGGTGGACCTGCCCGAGGGCACGCCCGCCACGATCGCCTACGACCTGGCCGATCCGACGAAGGCCGTCGTGGTCGACGACCTCACCGCGCTCGCTGCCGACCTGGCCGGGCGCGCCGAGCGGCAGCGGCAGGCCCGGATCGACGAGATGTTCCGCCACCAGCGGGGCGGCTCCTGGACGACGTTCGAGCAGGACGGCCCGTCGGTGTTCACCACCAGCACCGTCACGGTCTCCGGCGCCGACGGCCTACCGGTGGACCTGACCTCTCACGTCAAGGACGCGGCCGGCCAAGGCTTCGGCACGGCGCTCGACCAGCTGCGCGCGATGGTCGCCGACGGCCGCCTCAGCCAGCAGCAGTTCGACGCCATCGCCCGGCAGTTCTCCGGCCTCTTCGATGAGCCCGGCCGCTGA
- a CDS encoding polymorphic toxin-type HINT domain-containing protein codes for MKLLVSWKGALRTVCRDGSHSAGRGLLGSSAWREADNLRVGDEVDTPDNGHITVLATRRYTAAIITYNLTVDDVHTYYILAGRVGVLVHNCGEDGGKYGHLQLAGSGNEINHMPQNASTSRISKYSGPAARMARADHRQLWSTGSSLQSRAWLSMQKSLVDSGRIDEALMNDVKRPKEARSPEVGSSTEKNPNTTGDLVGTVMVAGRFDLTGEQWAALLPAPSRPGRTSSWSKRQLVDEIRWRGARRCAVP; via the coding sequence ATGAAGTTGCTCGTCAGTTGGAAGGGTGCACTGCGTACCGTCTGCCGCGATGGGAGTCACTCAGCGGGTCGGGGCCTGCTAGGCAGCTCCGCCTGGCGCGAAGCCGACAACCTCCGCGTCGGAGACGAAGTCGACACCCCAGACAACGGCCACATCACCGTCCTGGCCACCCGCCGCTACACCGCCGCGATCATCACCTACAACCTCACCGTCGACGACGTCCACACCTACTACATCCTCGCCGGCAGGGTCGGCGTTCTTGTCCATAACTGCGGCGAAGACGGAGGAAAATACGGCCACCTGCAGCTTGCCGGAAGTGGCAATGAGATCAACCATATGCCACAAAATGCCTCCACATCGCGAATTTCCAAGTACAGTGGTCCAGCTGCACGAATGGCAAGAGCGGATCATCGTCAGTTGTGGTCCACTGGTTCCAGTCTTCAGTCGCGAGCATGGCTTAGTATGCAAAAGAGTTTGGTGGATTCCGGGCGAATAGACGAAGCTCTGATGAATGATGTAAAACGACCGAAAGAGGCGAGGTCTCCGGAAGTTGGTTCGTCGACCGAGAAGAACCCGAACACCACCGGCGACCTCGTGGGTACCGTAATGGTGGCGGGGCGGTTCGACCTAACCGGCGAGCAGTGGGCAGCGCTACTGCCTGCACCGTCGCGGCCGGGTCGAACGTCGTCGTGGAGCAAGCGGCAGTTGGTCGACGAGATCCGGTGGCGGGGTGCGCGCCGGTGCGCCGTGCCGTGA
- a CDS encoding SUKH-3 domain-containing protein produces MRESELEEFLSSFGWEAGRVRREADAIVVGLERVGFVCHEQAKNFLSECFGLKIDHPPALFIAGERISSWTHFDPSAVCTTRDADVARRCAGVAGTVLCPIGVDSFHVTVYSGSDGAFYAGFDSSVYQYGEDRNAMFSMMKDGIRPILLGEWTLE; encoded by the coding sequence ATGCGCGAATCGGAACTGGAGGAATTTCTTAGCTCGTTTGGCTGGGAGGCGGGCAGGGTGCGCCGTGAGGCGGATGCTATCGTGGTAGGTTTGGAGCGTGTCGGCTTCGTCTGTCACGAGCAGGCAAAGAACTTCCTGAGTGAATGCTTCGGCCTAAAGATCGACCACCCTCCAGCCCTCTTTATCGCGGGGGAGAGGATCTCAAGTTGGACGCATTTCGATCCGTCTGCCGTGTGTACCACCCGTGATGCGGACGTGGCTCGCCGATGCGCAGGGGTGGCTGGCACCGTTCTGTGCCCGATTGGAGTGGATAGCTTCCATGTGACCGTATACTCGGGAAGTGACGGAGCATTTTATGCCGGGTTCGATTCATCGGTCTATCAATATGGGGAAGATCGCAATGCGATGTTCTCGATGATGAAAGATGGAATTCGACCAATCCTGTTGGGTGAGTGGACGCTTGAGTGA